From Myxococcus stipitatus, one genomic window encodes:
- a CDS encoding cupin domain-containing protein, producing MARAIIKRATEADERRPFVAHGEASVLKLGEITIGRARFEPGWRWSRDVKPIAGTADCEVVHTISILSGRMHVRMRDGEEFELGPGDVAFIPPGHDGWVVGDEPCLAVDFTGAEEYARAHAGEEARPSIQ from the coding sequence ATGGCACGTGCCATCATCAAGAGAGCCACCGAGGCGGACGAGCGCCGCCCTTTCGTCGCGCACGGCGAAGCCTCCGTCCTGAAGCTCGGTGAAATCACCATCGGCCGCGCCCGCTTCGAGCCCGGCTGGCGGTGGTCTCGGGACGTCAAGCCCATCGCGGGGACGGCGGACTGCGAGGTCGTCCATACCATCTCCATCCTCTCCGGACGGATGCATGTCCGGATGCGCGACGGCGAGGAGTTCGAGCTAGGCCCCGGAGACGTGGCCTTCATCCCTCCCGGGCATGACGGCTGGGTGGTGGGCGACGAGCCCTGCCTCGCGGTGGACTTCACCGGCGCCGAGGAATACGCGCGAGCGCACGCGGGCGAGGAGGCGCGCCCCTCCATCCAGTGA
- a CDS encoding nuclear transport factor 2 family protein — protein MGSAAEVVKAYFDAWNTQDEAKVRGTLAPDVSFVGALGAADGVEACVKGLVNGMWKLSPRVTVVHRFVDGDDVLTWFEIHPAGGAAVPVANWSHVEHGRITRIRVTFDPRSILQQR, from the coding sequence ATGGGAAGCGCCGCGGAGGTCGTCAAGGCGTACTTCGATGCATGGAACACCCAGGACGAGGCGAAGGTGCGCGGGACGCTCGCGCCGGACGTGAGCTTCGTGGGCGCGCTGGGCGCCGCGGACGGTGTCGAGGCCTGCGTGAAGGGGCTCGTCAACGGGATGTGGAAGCTCTCTCCCCGGGTGACGGTGGTTCACCGCTTCGTGGATGGCGACGACGTGCTGACCTGGTTCGAAATCCATCCGGCCGGCGGTGCCGCGGTGCCGGTGGCGAACTGGAGCCATGTCGAGCACGGGCGCATCACCCGCATCCGCGTCACCTTCGATCCACGCTCCATCCTGCAGCAGCGGTGA
- a CDS encoding DUF1318 domain-containing protein yields the protein MRLLGLLLLTVLAAPGCIRAPEIVMVDRATALEEQAAGSFKDMEQRLARAGMSPTPVPFTPNQLEELGIQPTPLVENLGKTQADRLDDLLWRHCVGEGKDGLLAVTRRNCRAGRLSPDDVALVERVNRSRLQLWQWMRTVRPDVSEETVRRNWHQAHAAGVICGGWVEAADGTWGEKKC from the coding sequence ATGAGACTTCTCGGATTGCTCCTGCTCACCGTCCTCGCCGCGCCTGGCTGCATCCGCGCGCCGGAGATCGTCATGGTCGACCGCGCGACGGCGCTCGAGGAGCAGGCCGCCGGCTCGTTCAAGGACATGGAGCAGCGGCTGGCCCGCGCGGGCATGAGCCCCACGCCGGTCCCCTTCACGCCCAACCAGTTGGAGGAGCTGGGCATCCAGCCCACGCCGCTGGTGGAGAACCTGGGCAAGACGCAGGCGGACCGGCTCGATGACCTGCTGTGGCGGCACTGCGTGGGCGAGGGGAAGGACGGCCTGCTGGCGGTGACGCGGCGCAACTGCCGCGCGGGCCGGCTGTCCCCGGACGACGTCGCGCTGGTGGAGCGGGTGAACCGCTCGCGGCTGCAGCTGTGGCAGTGGATGCGGACCGTCCGCCCGGACGTGTCCGAGGAGACGGTGCGTCGCAACTGGCACCAGGCCCACGCGGCGGGCGTCATCTGCGGCGGCTGGGTGGAGGCCGCCGACGGGACCTGGGGAGAGAAGAAGTGCTGA